ATAATAGATTAATGTATAAATATATATGTATGTATGGAATATAAAATTTTGGCTACAAATCTAGTTTTTTAATCATAACCTACTATAATAAAGCATCTTAGAGCGTAGTCACTTTTAAAAAAAATTGTTACACTTTGTCAACAATTTACCTTAACTATAGCAATTAATTTACTTTAAAAAAGTATAATTTTGGTAACAATATTTTTAATCTCTGGCTACATTTTAATTTTTATCTTTTTTCCATATAGAGAATTTTATCTATACTCTTCCAAGATTTTCTTAGTTAAGTCTGGATAGTTTCCTATAACTATATCTATACCTTTTTCTATCATATCCCTTATATCTTTTTCTTCATTTACTGTATAGACATTTATCTCAATATTATGCTCTTTTAACTCTTTTACATTTTCGGCAGTCATACTTAAAAAATGAGGGTGATAACATTTTACACCTACATCTTCAGTGTATTTTCCAGCATTAATTATCCAAGTTTCAGTAAGTAACCCATATTTTAAATTAGGTGCAATATTTTTCATTCTTAGGACTGAATAATGATTAAAACTAGAAATAAGCACTCTATCCTCTAGCTTATACTCTTCAATTAATTTCCACACTTTTTCTTCAATACCAAAATATTCATTTAACCCTGTTTTTAGCTCAATATTTGTAACTATATTTTTATCTTTTACAAGTTCAAAATACTCTCTCAAAGTTGGAATAGGATTAAATCCACATTGCCCTCTAAATTTAAAAGAGGCATCAAATTTTCTTAACTCATCATAAGTATATGACACTACCAAACCTTTTCCATCAGTAGTACGGTCTATTGTTTCGTCGTGGATAATCACAACTTCTCCATCTTTAGTCAACTGAACATCTAGTTCTATTCCGTCTACTCCCTCTTCTACTGCTTTTCTAAAAGCTAACATTGTATTTTCTGGATATTTTCCACTAAATCCTCTGTGAGCAAAATTTTTAGTCATCTTAACTCCTTTAATTATTCTTCAACTACATTATCTTTATATATTCTTGAATAAATATCCTGTGCTTTTGTACCTATCTCATTTAACTCATATTCCTCATCAGTACCATATTGAGCTATAAATTTTACAATAGATGTCAAAACCTCATCAATAGGCATTTCATATATCATATAAAATCCATCATCAAAATATTCCTTTAAAAATTCTTGATCCTCTTTAGATATCTTTAACATACTTCCTCCAAATATTTTTTTATACAATTTAGTTATACCCTATGTAAAGTTTTTTTTCAACTACTTTTTACATAATTTTTACATATTACTATTTTTAATTTTTTCTGTTTCCTTGCTAATAAAAAAATTTACAAAGTCAAAAAATTAAGATAAAATATATATCATACTATATTTTTAGGAGAAACAGATGATAAAAAAAATTTTAGAAAAAGAAAATCTGTCGCCAGAGGATTTGCTTACACTTATTAAGATAAACAACCCTCAAGATTTACAACTTCTTTTTGATAAAGCATACGAAACAAAACTAAAATATATTGGTAATAAAGTTTATTATAGAGGGCTTATAGAATGTTCGAATATCTGCATTAAAAACTGCAAATACTGTGGTATAAGGCGTGATAATAAAAATGTAGATAGGTTCGCTCTTTCCAAAAATGATATTTTAGATATTTCTCGTTGGATATATAAAAATGGTTATGGTTCTTTAGCTCTACAATCTGGAGAGAGAACTGATAAGGAGTTTATAGATTTTATAGAAGATACCTTAAAAGATATTCAAAAAATCTCAAATAACTCCCTTGGAATAACCCTATCCCTTGGAGAACAAACCCTTGATACCTACAAAAGATGGCTAAAAGCTGGGGCTAGTCGTTATCTTTTAAGGATAGAAACTACCAACAGAGAACTTTTTAAAAAAATCCATTTTGATGATGACTTACACTCATTTGACAAAAGATTACAAGCTCTTAAAGACTTAAAAACAGCTGGTTATCAAGTGGGAACTGGTGTAATGATAGGGCTACCTGACCAAACCTATAAGGATTTAGTAAATGATATTATATTTTTTAAAGAAAATGATATTGATATGATAGGAATGGGACCATATATTCTTCACGAAGAAACTCCTCTTGGTCAAAACTCAGTAGATAAAATATTATCTGATGAAAAAAGATTTGAACTTAGTCTAAAGATGATTGCTCTTTGTAGAATTTATCTAAAAGATATAAATATTGCTGCTACAACAGCACTTCATGCTCTTGACCCACTTGGTAGAGAAAAAGGAATCCTTGCTGGAGCCAATGTTATTATGCCAAATGCCACATCAAAGAGCATAAAACCAAAATATCAACTTTATCGTGGAAAACCAAATCTTGAAGATGATGCTATCACTGGAAAACTTGCCCTTGAAAAAAGTCTAAAGAGTATAGGGGAAGAGGTAATTTACTTTAAGCAAGGAAATTCTCCACATTTTTATAATAGAATAAAATAGCGAGGTGTTTAATGGAAGGATATATAAAATCAAACTTTTTAGAAAATTATAACGAAAATAGTAAAAAAGCTATACTTGTAGTAAACTTTGGTACTACTCATTTTGACACAAGAGAAAATACAATCGAAGTTTTAATAAATGAAGTAAAAGAAAAATTTACTGACTTTGAAGTTAGAGAATGTTATACTTCAAGAATTATCTTAAAAAAATTAAGAGAAAAAAATATTTTTATTGATAATCCTGTTGAGGCTATGGAAAGATTAAAGAATGAGGGATATACTCATGTGATTATTATCTCTAGCAATGTTATAGACGGTATTGAGTACAAAGCCCTAGTTAAAAATATTGAGCATTTTAATGGAGATTTCGAAGAGTTAAGGATTGCTCCCCCTCTTCTTAACACAAATACTAGCTTTTTAAAAGTGGCTAAGGTTTTAAACGAATATTTTGGAAATCCTAGTGAAAAAGAGGCTTATCTATTTGTAGGTCACGGAACTTTAGATTCATCAGACTCAGCTTATCCTTGTATGGATTATATTTTTAAATATCTTGGTTATAGCTATTATGTGGGAACTATTGAGGGATTTCCATCAATAGATGAGATAAAAGAGATTTTAACAAAAGATGGTATCAAAAAAGTTACTCTTATTCCATTTATGATTGTAGCTGGGGAACACGCTAAAAATGATATTGCTAATGATTGGAAAGAGGAGCTTGAAAAAGAGGGCTTTGAAGTAAATTTAAATCTTACAAGCCTTGGAGCTATAAAAGAGATAAGAGATATATTCGTAGAAAATGGTGAGCTTTTACTAGATTATAAGAAAGAAGATATACTAGAGAAAAAACTATTTTATAGTAAATAATAAAATCTTCTCAACACAAAAAACATTGATTTTTCAAAGATAAAATGGTAAAATATAGTAAATAAAAGAGCGGTGTTTCCCCACCATTAAGCAGGGAGTTAAAAGAGCGGTGTTTCCCCACCATTAAGCAGGGAGTTAAAAGAGTGGTGATTCCCTACCATTAAGAGTGGAAGCCAAAAGATTAAGGTTGGTTACTAAATAGCCAACCTTTTTACATACAAGGAGCTTTATATGAAATTATACACTATCAATGAAGAATATATAAATTATTTAAGACAATTTTCAGAAAATGTAAAATATAATAAAAAGGAAAGTAGACCCTATGTTGGTATTATACTAAAAATAGATGATTATACTTATTTTGCACCTTTAGGCTCTCCAAAGCCCAAACATTTGAAAATGAAAGAATCTCTTGATTTTATTAAAATAGATAATGGAAAAATCGGAGTTATAAACTTAAATAATATGATACCTGTATCAGAGGATAAGGTTACAAATATAATATTTAATACTCTCTCTGATAAGAAATATGCTACTTTACTAGAAAGTCAATTAAGATGGATTGAGAGAAATACAGAACTTATATCTTCTAAAAGTTTTAAATTATATAAATTGATAACAACAAAAGAAAATACAATGTTTCACAAAAGATGTAATAATTTTAAATTATTAGAAGAAAAATCTCTAGAATATTTATCAACAAAAGAAAAATAAAAAATAAAAACCTAAGTTATATTACATAGCTTAGGCTTTTTTATAATTATTATTTTTTCAGTCTTACAGTTGGCTCACTTGGTAGTTTAAATAGTGGCACAAATCTATCCCAACCAGTTAGAGTGAGTATAAGTATAGAGAATACCGCTATCATTGCCAAGAAATTACATTTTATAATATCTGTTGGCACAAATTTATAAAGTGGATAAACTACATTTGCTATCCCTGTAAAAAACACTGTATAAGTATGCCAAGGAATAAACTGAGAACCAAAAACTCCCATTGCGTCATTAAAGCAACCGTTTCTAAGTCTTAATTTATATTTATCTTCTTCAAACCCTTCCACATTTTCATCTACAAGATTTTTTATAATTGGACCAATAGTTACTATCTGTGCCATCTCATCAGCTAAAGAAACATTTCCTAATATTGCAAATATTCCATTGAAGAACATAAGTTGTCTTACATTTTTAGATAACTTTCTTACAACTCTAGAAAGTGGCTCAAAAGCATTTATACTTCCCATTATTCCACCAAAAGCTGTTATCCACATCATCATTACAATAACACTTCCACCAGCTCCAGAAAAACCAGAATACATAAGTCCTAAGAAATCTTTTATATTGTCAACAGTCCCTGCATAAAGTCCAAATCCTAGAGAACTCATTATCCCTATAAACAGACACATCAAAGTAGGCATTCCTTTTATAGCAGCTCCTAATACAAGAAGAAGTGGCATTCCCATATAAAGTGGTACACCTTGTTTTACCTGCTCAAGTAAAATCACTGCTGATTCTCTTTCACGAGCCAGTGCCACCCACACATCTTGAGGTATCTCGTTAATGGCATCTCTTGCATTTCCCACAACATCAGGTAATCCCATTACAACTGATGCAAGATAAAAAGTTATTATCCCAGCCACCAAACAAAGCAATGACCAACCACCTTGATGTCTTATTCTATGGATTACTTCTACTTTTTGTATTCCAGAACTTACAACAGTAGTATCAGAGATAAGTCCAATATTATCTCCAAAACAAGCTCCCCCTGCAATAGCCCCAAGAGTTAAAATTATATTTCCATCAACAATATGATTCAGCCATAAAAATATTGGAGCACAAGCTGCGAAAGTTCCCCAAGAAGTTCCGATAGTTACTGAAAGAACACTTGTAACTATTATCCCTGTTACAGCAATAGTTTTTGCAGTCAAACCAAAGTTTAAAGCCATAATGATAATTGATGCCCCAACTCCTGTTGCCATAAATGCCTCTGCCATAGCATAAGCAAGCATAAGTATAAAAAATACAAGTTGGATCTCTTTTACACTATCCACAGCTTTTTCTACTATTTTATTAAAAGTAAATTTTTCAGTTAGCCAAGCTATAATAGCCACATAGATAGTTGCTATTGGTGCAGCTACTAAAAAATCTAGTTTCATTCCTACCATTAATATTCCTAATAAAACTACTGGAGAGAGTTTTAAAACCTCAATAAAAACCCCTCTTCTTTCACTGTTCGTCATCTTTCCTCCCAAATTTTTCAATAAAAAAAGCCTTATAAAAAATATAAGGCAAAATTTCAAAAAAATATCTAAAATGATAGCCCTACATTAGTCCTACTAATGTCAGTACTGAAGATATTCTCCTCAGTCCCAAGTGTTTGATTAAGCTCTCTCAAACCTTTCGGCAAAATCCCCTTTCAATCTTTTTCACAGCCTTGCTAAGCTCCAAAGATTTAATAATGTTTCTTGCAACCTCTACCTAAAATATTTGATTATTCCACAGAAAATCATATCATCTTTTATACTTATTGTCAACGTGTATTTTTTATTTTTTTGTTTCATTTTACTCTTATCAATGTTATAATTAGTATAATAACTGATTTTTATGGAGAAATTAATGGAAAAAATTATTTTAAATGTCACAGAGGAATTTATTGGAAAAAGAATAGATGTTTTTTTACAAAAAAATATTTCTGACACTAGTAGAGCTTTTATTCAAAAGCTTATAGATGACGGAAATGTCTTAGTTAATGCTAAGATTTGCAATAAATCTTCATTAAAGCTAAAAGGAAATGAAATAATTGAAATAACTTTACCTGAGGAGGAAGTAAAAGAAATTTTACCTGAAAATATCCCATTGAACATAGTCTACGAAGATGAAGATATTGCGGTTATCAATAAACCAGCAGGTCTAACTGTACACCCTGCCCAAGATATTGTTAGTGGTACTCTAGTAAATGGACTTTTATTTCATTTTAAAACTCTAGCAAATATTGAAACAGAAAAAGTAAGACCGGGGATTGTCCACAGGTTAGACAAAAATACAAGTGGTTTAATAGTTATTGCAAAAACTGACAGAGCCTCTGAAAAACTTATTGAAAAATTTAAAACAAAAGACATAAAAAAAACTTATATTGCAATCTGCAAAGGAAATTTTAGTGAAAAATCTGGAAGAATAGAAAATCTTATTGGTCGTGACCCAGCAGAGAGAAAAAGAATGGCTGTTGTAGAGATAAATGGAAAACCAGCTATAAGTAACTATCAAGTTATTGACGAGGTGCAAGATTTTTCATTGGTAAAAGTTCATATTGAAACTGGTAGAACTCATCAAATAAGAGTTCATATGAAATATCTTAACCACCCAATATTAGGTGATGACACTTATGGCAACCCTTCAAAAATTGCAAAACGTCAAATGCTACACGCATACTTTTTAGAGTTTAACCACCCAATAACAAATGAGCCTTTAAAAATATTTGGAGAGTTACCTGATGATTTTGTAGAGGTTGCAAAAAAATTAAAATTAAACATAGATATTATAAAAGAAAACGGTGATAACAATGAGTAGTCTTTATGAGTTTGATAAGGAAAAAGGAGATATTTTGGGAGTTGACGAGGCTGGACGTGGACCACTTGCTGGACCAGTTGTTGCTGCTGCTGTTAAAATCCACCAATATCACGACTTTTTCGAAATGATAAATGATTCTAAAAAACTTAGTGAAAAAAAACGTGAAGAACTTTTTGATAAAATTCTAACTTACTGTGATGTTGGAGTTGGGATTGCCTCAGTTGAAGAGATAGATGAAGTAAACATTTTAGAGGCTACTTTTATAGCTATGAATAGAGCTATTGAAGATGTTAGCAAAAATTCTGATGTTACTTTTGACACTGTTTTAGTTGATGGTAATAAACTTATAAAAAAATATAATGGAAAACAAGAATTTTTGGTAAAAGGCGATGCAAAATCTCTGTCTATTGCTGCTGCCTCTATTATTGCAAAGGTTACGAGAGATAGAATAATGCTTAAATTTGCTGAGATTTATCCAGAGTATCATTTTGAAAAACACAAAGGTTATGGAACAAAACTTCATAGAGAGATTTTACTAGAAAAAGGTGTTCTTCCAATCCATAGAAAAACTTTTTTAAAAAAAATTCTATCTAAATAGTATTGGTGGTGCTTATATGAAAAATTTTTTAAATAAGAGAGTTCAAGGAGAATATTTTGAAAATTTAGCCCTTAATTTTTTAGAAAAAGAGGGATTTTCTCTTTTGGAAAAAAATTTTTACTGTAAGCACGGAGAGATTGATATAATCTTAAGAAAATCTGACCTTATTGTTTTTGTAGAGGTAAAACAAAGGAGTTCTAAAAGTTTTGGAACTGGATTTGATGCAATATCTTATACAAAACAAAAGAAAATGTATCTCACTGCTCAAAACTTTCTTTATAGGAATAGCTTAGAAAATTTTAATTTTCGTTTTGACGCAGTGGTATTTGATGAGAAAGATAATTGTCATTGGATTAAAAATATAATGTGGGGTGATGAAATTGGATTTTAGATGTCCTAAGTGCGGTAGTGCTGATTTTTTTGTAAAAACTGCTGTATTTCCTGAAAAAGATACAAAGCTAAAACTTGAGTTTGGTACTTATTACTTGAAAATTTGTGCTGACTGTGGATATACTGAGATGTACTCAGCCAAAGTCGTAAACAAAGACTTAAAGGAAAAAGATGCCCCTACACCTAAGCCAGTACCTTAGAAAATTTTTCTACTATGATAGATGTAGTGTATGTAATGAAATTTTATCTAATTCTGAGATTTACATCTGTAAAAAGTGCCAAGAAAAATTTAAAAACAACAACCAATTAAAAAATTTTAAAAATATCTATTATATTTTTAAATATGATAGTGATTTTAAGAATTTAATAAAAAATTATAAATTTTACAACAGGAAATATTTAGGTTTTTTTATAAGTCATTTGATTGAGAGAAATTTAAAAAAAGTTATTGAAGAAAAAGATATCGATATTATTATCCCTGTACCTTTAAATAAGAAAAGGTTTTTTTCTCGTGGATTTAATCAAGTGTCATATATTTTGGATATTCTAGACATAGATTATCAAAAGATAATAAGAACAAAAGACACAAAACATATGAGCCTTTTGCTTGATAAAAATATGAGAAAATTTAATATTAGAAATGCCTTTTCTATACCTTTTGAGGTAAATGGCAAAAATATCTTGATAATTGATGATATTATAACTACTGGTAGTACAATCCATGAGATTATAAAAGAGATTAATCTCATAGGAAAGCCAAAAAGTATAACTATCTTTGTTTTTTCAATGGCTAAGACTTTTGAAAAATCTAATTTGGGGAGAAAAAATGAAAATATTAGTAGATAACAAAGAGTTTATTATAAATAAAACTTTTAATAGTTTTGGAGAACTAATAAACGAAATCACTAAAAAATTAAAAACAGAGGATAAAATCTTAGAAACAATAAT
The DNA window shown above is from Fusobacterium perfoetens and carries:
- a CDS encoding glycerophosphodiester phosphodiesterase is translated as MTKNFAHRGFSGKYPENTMLAFRKAVEEGVDGIELDVQLTKDGEVVIIHDETIDRTTDGKGLVVSYTYDELRKFDASFKFRGQCGFNPIPTLREYFELVKDKNIVTNIELKTGLNEYFGIEEKVWKLIEEYKLEDRVLISSFNHYSVLRMKNIAPNLKYGLLTETWIINAGKYTEDVGVKCYHPHFLSMTAENVKELKEHNIEINVYTVNEEKDIRDMIEKGIDIVIGNYPDLTKKILEEYR
- the hydE gene encoding [FeFe] hydrogenase H-cluster radical SAM maturase HydE, whose protein sequence is MIKKILEKENLSPEDLLTLIKINNPQDLQLLFDKAYETKLKYIGNKVYYRGLIECSNICIKNCKYCGIRRDNKNVDRFALSKNDILDISRWIYKNGYGSLALQSGERTDKEFIDFIEDTLKDIQKISNNSLGITLSLGEQTLDTYKRWLKAGASRYLLRIETTNRELFKKIHFDDDLHSFDKRLQALKDLKTAGYQVGTGVMIGLPDQTYKDLVNDIIFFKENDIDMIGMGPYILHEETPLGQNSVDKILSDEKRFELSLKMIALCRIYLKDINIAATTALHALDPLGREKGILAGANVIMPNATSKSIKPKYQLYRGKPNLEDDAITGKLALEKSLKSIGEEVIYFKQGNSPHFYNRIK
- a CDS encoding sirohydrochlorin cobaltochelatase; translated protein: MEGYIKSNFLENYNENSKKAILVVNFGTTHFDTRENTIEVLINEVKEKFTDFEVRECYTSRIILKKLREKNIFIDNPVEAMERLKNEGYTHVIIISSNVIDGIEYKALVKNIEHFNGDFEELRIAPPLLNTNTSFLKVAKVLNEYFGNPSEKEAYLFVGHGTLDSSDSAYPCMDYIFKYLGYSYYVGTIEGFPSIDEIKEILTKDGIKKVTLIPFMIVAGEHAKNDIANDWKEELEKEGFEVNLNLTSLGAIKEIRDIFVENGELLLDYKKEDILEKKLFYSK
- a CDS encoding type III toxin-antitoxin system ToxN/AbiQ family toxin; translated protein: MKLYTINEEYINYLRQFSENVKYNKKESRPYVGIILKIDDYTYFAPLGSPKPKHLKMKESLDFIKIDNGKIGVINLNNMIPVSEDKVTNIIFNTLSDKKYATLLESQLRWIERNTELISSKSFKLYKLITTKENTMFHKRCNNFKLLEEKSLEYLSTKEK
- a CDS encoding Na+/H+ antiporter NhaC family protein, coding for MTNSERRGVFIEVLKLSPVVLLGILMVGMKLDFLVAAPIATIYVAIIAWLTEKFTFNKIVEKAVDSVKEIQLVFFILMLAYAMAEAFMATGVGASIIIMALNFGLTAKTIAVTGIIVTSVLSVTIGTSWGTFAACAPIFLWLNHIVDGNIILTLGAIAGGACFGDNIGLISDTTVVSSGIQKVEVIHRIRHQGGWSLLCLVAGIITFYLASVVMGLPDVVGNARDAINEIPQDVWVALARERESAVILLEQVKQGVPLYMGMPLLLVLGAAIKGMPTLMCLFIGIMSSLGFGLYAGTVDNIKDFLGLMYSGFSGAGGSVIVMMMWITAFGGIMGSINAFEPLSRVVRKLSKNVRQLMFFNGIFAILGNVSLADEMAQIVTIGPIIKNLVDENVEGFEEDKYKLRLRNGCFNDAMGVFGSQFIPWHTYTVFFTGIANVVYPLYKFVPTDIIKCNFLAMIAVFSILILTLTGWDRFVPLFKLPSEPTVRLKK
- a CDS encoding RluA family pseudouridine synthase translates to MEKLMEKIILNVTEEFIGKRIDVFLQKNISDTSRAFIQKLIDDGNVLVNAKICNKSSLKLKGNEIIEITLPEEEVKEILPENIPLNIVYEDEDIAVINKPAGLTVHPAQDIVSGTLVNGLLFHFKTLANIETEKVRPGIVHRLDKNTSGLIVIAKTDRASEKLIEKFKTKDIKKTYIAICKGNFSEKSGRIENLIGRDPAERKRMAVVEINGKPAISNYQVIDEVQDFSLVKVHIETGRTHQIRVHMKYLNHPILGDDTYGNPSKIAKRQMLHAYFLEFNHPITNEPLKIFGELPDDFVEVAKKLKLNIDIIKENGDNNE
- a CDS encoding ribonuclease HII, encoding MSSLYEFDKEKGDILGVDEAGRGPLAGPVVAAAVKIHQYHDFFEMINDSKKLSEKKREELFDKILTYCDVGVGIASVEEIDEVNILEATFIAMNRAIEDVSKNSDVTFDTVLVDGNKLIKKYNGKQEFLVKGDAKSLSIAAASIIAKVTRDRIMLKFAEIYPEYHFEKHKGYGTKLHREILLEKGVLPIHRKTFLKKILSK
- a CDS encoding YraN family protein codes for the protein MKNFLNKRVQGEYFENLALNFLEKEGFSLLEKNFYCKHGEIDIILRKSDLIVFVEVKQRSSKSFGTGFDAISYTKQKKMYLTAQNFLYRNSLENFNFRFDAVVFDEKDNCHWIKNIMWGDEIGF
- a CDS encoding ComF family protein — translated: MPLHLSQYLRKFFYYDRCSVCNEILSNSEIYICKKCQEKFKNNNQLKNFKNIYYIFKYDSDFKNLIKNYKFYNRKYLGFFISHLIERNLKKVIEEKDIDIIIPVPLNKKRFFSRGFNQVSYILDILDIDYQKIIRTKDTKHMSLLLDKNMRKFNIRNAFSIPFEVNGKNILIIDDIITTGSTIHEIIKEINLIGKPKSITIFVFSMAKTFEKSNLGRKNENISR